In one Spirosoma rigui genomic region, the following are encoded:
- a CDS encoding DUF7935 family protein: MELLSDFLKLIVPAGLVLYGMYLTVKLLLEREADRHNYDVKNRYTESVVPVRLQAYERMVLFLERISPNNLLLRLGGSSTTVLEFQQRLLQEIRDEYNHNLSQQVYMSQAVWDQVQGAMNEVTTLINQASGDTRPDAPALELSKRIFERIIEKDKLPTANALKAVKEEIQAMFM; the protein is encoded by the coding sequence ATGGAGCTGCTCAGCGATTTCCTGAAGTTGATTGTACCCGCCGGCCTGGTTCTGTATGGCATGTACCTGACCGTTAAATTGTTGCTGGAACGGGAAGCCGACCGGCATAACTACGACGTAAAAAACCGGTATACGGAATCGGTCGTGCCCGTACGACTGCAGGCCTACGAACGGATGGTACTTTTTCTGGAACGCATCAGTCCCAACAACCTGCTCCTGCGGCTGGGCGGCAGTTCAACAACCGTGCTCGAGTTTCAGCAACGGCTGTTACAGGAAATTCGCGACGAGTATAACCACAACCTCTCTCAGCAGGTGTACATGAGCCAGGCTGTTTGGGACCAGGTTCAGGGAGCCATGAACGAGGTGACGACCCTGATCAACCAGGCATCGGGCGATACCCGGCCCGACGCACCGGCCCTGGAACTCTCCAAACGGATCTTCGAGCGGATCATCGAAAAAGACAAGCTCCCTACGGCCAACGCCCTCAAAGCAGTCAAGGAGGAGATTCAGGCAATGTTTATGTGA
- a CDS encoding iron-sulfur cluster assembly accessory protein yields MLDNPVRVRSEARQQILDTLLTNKIPAEYGLRVGVRGGGCGSSWLLGFDTPGPADEVYNVDGVRVIIDRKHLLYVLGAEIGYETGGYTVDK; encoded by the coding sequence ATGCTTGACAATCCTGTTCGTGTCCGGTCAGAAGCGCGTCAGCAAATTCTGGACACGCTTCTGACCAATAAAATTCCGGCTGAGTACGGCCTGCGCGTTGGCGTCAGGGGGGGCGGCTGCGGATCATCGTGGCTACTGGGTTTCGACACGCCCGGTCCGGCCGACGAAGTGTATAACGTTGATGGGGTTCGTGTCATTATCGACCGTAAGCATTTACTGTACGTACTGGGTGCTGAAATTGGCTACGAAACGGGTGGCTACACGGTTGATAAGTAA